Proteins encoded together in one Musa acuminata AAA Group cultivar baxijiao chromosome BXJ3-6, Cavendish_Baxijiao_AAA, whole genome shotgun sequence window:
- the LOC103988019 gene encoding calcium-transporting ATPase 10, plasma membrane-type-like isoform X2 yields MLVSAATGASSSPPPLVLPSPASRFSAGGRCLSRRRRTLDRPFCCRKKERKQEKLRVAVLVSKAALQFVHGVTLPSEYSVPEEVKAAGFRICADELGSIVEGHDVKKLKIHGGVDGIADKLSTSIDNGLIASEDKMMCRQEIYGINKFTECPVQSFWVFIWEALQDTTLIILAVCAFVSLIVGVSAEGWPKGSHDGLGIAASILLVVFVTATSDYRQSLQFKDLDKEKKKISVQVTRDGFRQKISIYDILPGDIVHLAIGDQVPADGLFISGFSLLIDESSLTGESEPVVVNSDNPFLLSGTKVRDGSCKMLVTTVGMRTQWGKLMATLGEGGDDETPLQVKLNGVATIIGKIGLFFAVVTFAVLAEGLIRHKIQDGLYLSWSIDDALELLDYFAIAVTIVVVAVPEGLPLAVTLSLAFAMKKMMNDKALVRHLAACETMGSATSICSDKTGTLTTNHMTVVKTCICGNINEVSDREEVRNFTQIPDNAIKILLEAIFNNTSGEVALNQERKFEILGTPTETALLEFGLSLGGDFQAVRQETNLVKVEPFNSVKKRMGVVLQLPGGGCRAHCKGASEIILAACSNVLDPAGTAVPLDEVTVGHLKSTIDTFANEALRTLCLAYMEIDKSFSADEQIPVDGYTCIGIVGIKDPVRPGVKESVAVCRSAGITVRMVTGDNINTAKAIARECGILTDDGVAIEGPDFRKKSLEEMNRLIPKLQVMARSSPLDKYTLVKHLQTMFKEVVAVTGDGTNDAPALHEADIGLAMGIAGTEVAKESADVIILDDNFSTIAIVAKWGRSVYINIQKFVQFQLTVNVVALVVNFSSACLTGHAPLTAVQLLWVNMIMDTLGALALATEPPNDELMKQAPVGREDNFISNAMWRNIFGQAFYQFIVIWYLQTEGKELFQLVGPDSDLTLNTLIFNSFVFCQVFNEISSREIENIDVLHGILENYIFVSVITCTVIFQFIIVQFLGDFADTTPLTLSEWVVSALIGFLGMPIAAAIKMIPVDSK; encoded by the exons ATGCTCGTCTCCGCCGCCACCGGCGCCAGTAGTTCTCCACCGCCGCTGGTCCTGCCGTCCCCCGCATCTCGCTTCTCCGCCGGCGGCCGCTGCTTGAGCCGGAGGAGGCGCACACTGGACCGTCCCTTCTGCTgcaggaagaaggagaggaagcag GAGAAATTGAGGGTTGCTGTTTTGGTTTCAAAAGCCGCGCTACAATTTGTTCATG GTGTGACCTTACCAAGTGAATATAGTGTACCAGAGGAAGTAAAGGCAGCAGGCTTTCGAATTTGTGCCGATGAACTGGGTTCAATTGTCGAGGGCCATGATGTGAAAAAGTTGAAAATTCATGGTGGTGTTGATGGAATAGCAGACAAACTTTCCACATCAATAGATAATGGACTGATTGCTTCAGAGGACAAGATGATGTGCAGACAAGAGATTTATGGAATAAATAAGTTTACTGAATGTCCAGTTCAGAGTTTTTGGGTATTTATATGGGAAGCACTTCAAGACACAACACTTATAATTCTTGCGGTGTGTGCCTTTGTATCTCTAATTGTTGGCGTGTCTGCAGAAGGATGGCCAAAAGGCTCACATGATGGGCTTGGGATTGCTGCAAGCATACTTTTGGTTGTCTTTGTCACAGCAACGAGTGATTACCGTCAATCTTTACAGTTCAAAGATTTGgataaggaaaagaaaaagataagtgTACAAGTTACAAGAGATGGGTTCAGACAAAAGATCTCAATATATGATATACTTCCAGGTGATATTGTGCACTTGGCAATTGGAGATCAAGTCCCTGCTGATGGGTTATTTATATCTGGATTTTCATTGTTAATTGATGAATCCAGTCTAACGGGAGAGAGTGAACCTGTGGTTGTTAATTCTGACAATCCTTTTCTTTTATCAGGAACTAAGGTTCGAGATGGTTCTTGTAAAATGTTGGTAACCACAGTTGGCATGAGAACCCAATGGGGTAAGCTGATGGCAACACTTGGTGAAGGAGGAGATGATGAAACTCCATTGCAGGTCAAACTGAATGGAGTTGCAACTATCATAGGGAAAATTGGTTTATTCTTTGCAGTTGTAACATTTGCAGTTCTAGCTGAGGGGCTAATTAGACATAAGATTCAAGATGGTCTGTACCTTAGCTGGTCCATAGATGATGCACTTGAATTGTTGGATTATTTTGCCATTGCAGTTACTATTGTAGTCGTTGCTGTTCCTGAAGGGTTGCCCTTAGCTGTGACCTTGAGTCTTGCATTTGCCATGAAAAAGATGATGAATGACAAAGCATTAGTTCGCCATCTTGCTGCTTGTGAAACTATGGGTTCAGCCACATCAATTTGCAGTGACAAAACTGGGACGCTGACAACCAATCACATGACTGTAGTGAAAACTTGTATATGTGGCAATATTAATGAGGTAAGTGATCGTGAGGAAGTTAGAAACTTCACCCAAATTCCAGATAATGCTATCAAGATACTCCTGGAAGCAATCTTTAATAACACTAGTGGAGAGGTTGCTCTCAATCAAGAAAGAAAATTTGAGATCCTTGGAACACCAACTGAGACTGCTTTGTTAGAATTTGGTTTGTCACTTGGTGGAGATTTTCAGGCTGTGCGTCAAGAAACCAATCTTGTCAAAGTCGAACCTTTCAATTCTGTAAAGAAAAGAATGGGTGTAGTGCTCCAACTTCCAGGAGGAGGATGCCGTGCCCATTGTAAAGGTGCTTCAGAAATTATATTGGCTGCTTGCAGCAACGTTCTAGATCCTGCAGGTACTGCTGTTCCACTTGATGAAGTTACTGTTGGTCATCTCAAGAGTACGATTGATACCTTTGCTAATGAAGCTCTTCGCACTCTTTGCCTTGCCTATATGGAGATTGATAAGAGCTTCTCAGCTGATGAGCAAATTCCTGTTGATGGTTACACCTGTATTGGAATTGTCGGCATTAAAGATCCAGTTCGACCCGGTGTAAAAGAGTCTGTTGCAGTCTGTAGATCTGCTGGGATTACTGTGAGAATGGTCACTGGTGATAATATAAATACTGCAAAAGCCATTGCTCGGGAATGTGGTATTCTTACTGATGATGGAGTGGCTATTGAAGGCCCGGACTTCAGAAAAAAGAGTCTAGAAGAAATGAATCGATTGATTCCGAAGCTTCAG GTAATGGCTAGATCTTCACCATTAGATAAGTATACATTGGTAAAGCATCTACAAACCATGTTTAAAGAAGTTGTTGCTGTTACTGGTGATGGCACAAATGATGCTCCAGCACTTCATGAGGCAGATATTGGACTTGCAATGGGCATTGCGGGAACTGAG GTGGCAAAAGAAAGTGCTGATGTTATTATACTGGATGACAATTTTTCAACCATCGCAATTGTGGCAAAGTGGGGTCGTTCTGTATATATAAACATTCAGAAATTTGTACAATTTCAGCTGACTGTAAATGTTGTTGCTCTAGTTGTAAATTTTTCATCAGCATGCTTAACAG GACATGCTCCACTCACTGCTGTTCAGCTGCTTTGGGTAAACATGATTATGGACACACTTGGAGCACTTGCATTAGCCACTGAGCCTCCTAATGATGAACTGATGAAACAAGCTCCAGTTGGAAGGGAAGACAATTTTATAAGCAATGCAATGTGGAGGAATATCTTTGGACAAGCCTTCTATCAGTTCATTGTGATATGGTATCTCCAGACAGAAGGGAAAGAGCTATTTCAACTTGTGGGCCCTGATTCTGATCTTACACTCAATACACTCATCTTTAATTCTTTTGTATTTTGTCAG GTCTTCAATGAAATTAGCTCCAGAGAGATCGAGAATATAGATGTATTGCATGGCATATTGGAAAACTACATATTTGTATCTGTCATTACTTGCACCGTCATATTTCAATTCATAATCGTCCAATTCCTTGGAGATTTTGCAGACACAACTCCTCTGACATTGTCAGAGTGGGTTGTGAGCGCATTGATTGGATTTCTTGGCATGCCCATTGCTGCCGCCATTAAGATGATTCCTGTGGATTCCAAGTAG
- the LOC103988019 gene encoding calcium-transporting ATPase 10, plasma membrane-type-like isoform X1 — protein MESYLNQNFGGVKPKHSSEEALQRWRKLCGVVKNPKRRFRFTANLSKRSEASAMRKSNQEKLRVAVLVSKAALQFVHGVTLPSEYSVPEEVKAAGFRICADELGSIVEGHDVKKLKIHGGVDGIADKLSTSIDNGLIASEDKMMCRQEIYGINKFTECPVQSFWVFIWEALQDTTLIILAVCAFVSLIVGVSAEGWPKGSHDGLGIAASILLVVFVTATSDYRQSLQFKDLDKEKKKISVQVTRDGFRQKISIYDILPGDIVHLAIGDQVPADGLFISGFSLLIDESSLTGESEPVVVNSDNPFLLSGTKVRDGSCKMLVTTVGMRTQWGKLMATLGEGGDDETPLQVKLNGVATIIGKIGLFFAVVTFAVLAEGLIRHKIQDGLYLSWSIDDALELLDYFAIAVTIVVVAVPEGLPLAVTLSLAFAMKKMMNDKALVRHLAACETMGSATSICSDKTGTLTTNHMTVVKTCICGNINEVSDREEVRNFTQIPDNAIKILLEAIFNNTSGEVALNQERKFEILGTPTETALLEFGLSLGGDFQAVRQETNLVKVEPFNSVKKRMGVVLQLPGGGCRAHCKGASEIILAACSNVLDPAGTAVPLDEVTVGHLKSTIDTFANEALRTLCLAYMEIDKSFSADEQIPVDGYTCIGIVGIKDPVRPGVKESVAVCRSAGITVRMVTGDNINTAKAIARECGILTDDGVAIEGPDFRKKSLEEMNRLIPKLQVMARSSPLDKYTLVKHLQTMFKEVVAVTGDGTNDAPALHEADIGLAMGIAGTEVAKESADVIILDDNFSTIAIVAKWGRSVYINIQKFVQFQLTVNVVALVVNFSSACLTGHAPLTAVQLLWVNMIMDTLGALALATEPPNDELMKQAPVGREDNFISNAMWRNIFGQAFYQFIVIWYLQTEGKELFQLVGPDSDLTLNTLIFNSFVFCQVFNEISSREIENIDVLHGILENYIFVSVITCTVIFQFIIVQFLGDFADTTPLTLSEWVVSALIGFLGMPIAAAIKMIPVDSK, from the exons ATGGAGAGCTACCTGAACCAGAACTTTGGCGGTGTGAAGCCGAAACACTCGTCGGAAGAGGCCCTCCAGCGATGGCGGAAGCTGTGCGGCGTCGTAAAGAACCCCAAGCGCCGGTTCCGGTTCACGGCCAACCTATCCAAGCGGTCCGAGGCCTCCGCCATGAGGAAGTCTAACCAG GAGAAATTGAGGGTTGCTGTTTTGGTTTCAAAAGCCGCGCTACAATTTGTTCATG GTGTGACCTTACCAAGTGAATATAGTGTACCAGAGGAAGTAAAGGCAGCAGGCTTTCGAATTTGTGCCGATGAACTGGGTTCAATTGTCGAGGGCCATGATGTGAAAAAGTTGAAAATTCATGGTGGTGTTGATGGAATAGCAGACAAACTTTCCACATCAATAGATAATGGACTGATTGCTTCAGAGGACAAGATGATGTGCAGACAAGAGATTTATGGAATAAATAAGTTTACTGAATGTCCAGTTCAGAGTTTTTGGGTATTTATATGGGAAGCACTTCAAGACACAACACTTATAATTCTTGCGGTGTGTGCCTTTGTATCTCTAATTGTTGGCGTGTCTGCAGAAGGATGGCCAAAAGGCTCACATGATGGGCTTGGGATTGCTGCAAGCATACTTTTGGTTGTCTTTGTCACAGCAACGAGTGATTACCGTCAATCTTTACAGTTCAAAGATTTGgataaggaaaagaaaaagataagtgTACAAGTTACAAGAGATGGGTTCAGACAAAAGATCTCAATATATGATATACTTCCAGGTGATATTGTGCACTTGGCAATTGGAGATCAAGTCCCTGCTGATGGGTTATTTATATCTGGATTTTCATTGTTAATTGATGAATCCAGTCTAACGGGAGAGAGTGAACCTGTGGTTGTTAATTCTGACAATCCTTTTCTTTTATCAGGAACTAAGGTTCGAGATGGTTCTTGTAAAATGTTGGTAACCACAGTTGGCATGAGAACCCAATGGGGTAAGCTGATGGCAACACTTGGTGAAGGAGGAGATGATGAAACTCCATTGCAGGTCAAACTGAATGGAGTTGCAACTATCATAGGGAAAATTGGTTTATTCTTTGCAGTTGTAACATTTGCAGTTCTAGCTGAGGGGCTAATTAGACATAAGATTCAAGATGGTCTGTACCTTAGCTGGTCCATAGATGATGCACTTGAATTGTTGGATTATTTTGCCATTGCAGTTACTATTGTAGTCGTTGCTGTTCCTGAAGGGTTGCCCTTAGCTGTGACCTTGAGTCTTGCATTTGCCATGAAAAAGATGATGAATGACAAAGCATTAGTTCGCCATCTTGCTGCTTGTGAAACTATGGGTTCAGCCACATCAATTTGCAGTGACAAAACTGGGACGCTGACAACCAATCACATGACTGTAGTGAAAACTTGTATATGTGGCAATATTAATGAGGTAAGTGATCGTGAGGAAGTTAGAAACTTCACCCAAATTCCAGATAATGCTATCAAGATACTCCTGGAAGCAATCTTTAATAACACTAGTGGAGAGGTTGCTCTCAATCAAGAAAGAAAATTTGAGATCCTTGGAACACCAACTGAGACTGCTTTGTTAGAATTTGGTTTGTCACTTGGTGGAGATTTTCAGGCTGTGCGTCAAGAAACCAATCTTGTCAAAGTCGAACCTTTCAATTCTGTAAAGAAAAGAATGGGTGTAGTGCTCCAACTTCCAGGAGGAGGATGCCGTGCCCATTGTAAAGGTGCTTCAGAAATTATATTGGCTGCTTGCAGCAACGTTCTAGATCCTGCAGGTACTGCTGTTCCACTTGATGAAGTTACTGTTGGTCATCTCAAGAGTACGATTGATACCTTTGCTAATGAAGCTCTTCGCACTCTTTGCCTTGCCTATATGGAGATTGATAAGAGCTTCTCAGCTGATGAGCAAATTCCTGTTGATGGTTACACCTGTATTGGAATTGTCGGCATTAAAGATCCAGTTCGACCCGGTGTAAAAGAGTCTGTTGCAGTCTGTAGATCTGCTGGGATTACTGTGAGAATGGTCACTGGTGATAATATAAATACTGCAAAAGCCATTGCTCGGGAATGTGGTATTCTTACTGATGATGGAGTGGCTATTGAAGGCCCGGACTTCAGAAAAAAGAGTCTAGAAGAAATGAATCGATTGATTCCGAAGCTTCAG GTAATGGCTAGATCTTCACCATTAGATAAGTATACATTGGTAAAGCATCTACAAACCATGTTTAAAGAAGTTGTTGCTGTTACTGGTGATGGCACAAATGATGCTCCAGCACTTCATGAGGCAGATATTGGACTTGCAATGGGCATTGCGGGAACTGAG GTGGCAAAAGAAAGTGCTGATGTTATTATACTGGATGACAATTTTTCAACCATCGCAATTGTGGCAAAGTGGGGTCGTTCTGTATATATAAACATTCAGAAATTTGTACAATTTCAGCTGACTGTAAATGTTGTTGCTCTAGTTGTAAATTTTTCATCAGCATGCTTAACAG GACATGCTCCACTCACTGCTGTTCAGCTGCTTTGGGTAAACATGATTATGGACACACTTGGAGCACTTGCATTAGCCACTGAGCCTCCTAATGATGAACTGATGAAACAAGCTCCAGTTGGAAGGGAAGACAATTTTATAAGCAATGCAATGTGGAGGAATATCTTTGGACAAGCCTTCTATCAGTTCATTGTGATATGGTATCTCCAGACAGAAGGGAAAGAGCTATTTCAACTTGTGGGCCCTGATTCTGATCTTACACTCAATACACTCATCTTTAATTCTTTTGTATTTTGTCAG GTCTTCAATGAAATTAGCTCCAGAGAGATCGAGAATATAGATGTATTGCATGGCATATTGGAAAACTACATATTTGTATCTGTCATTACTTGCACCGTCATATTTCAATTCATAATCGTCCAATTCCTTGGAGATTTTGCAGACACAACTCCTCTGACATTGTCAGAGTGGGTTGTGAGCGCATTGATTGGATTTCTTGGCATGCCCATTGCTGCCGCCATTAAGATGATTCCTGTGGATTCCAAGTAG
- the LOC103988451 gene encoding cyclin-D5-1-like — MADSGCMASLKDDEVLCEDTLMLETDDEYIEFLLSKENRCCTRARAASSDDSLKSARSDAVRWILKMKVLFGLGMRTAYVAASYLDHFCVHRSIDSMRDKSWAIRLLSLSCLSLAVKMEELKVPALSEFRTEDYRFQTEAIQRMELLILSTLEWKMSMITPFSYLSYFASRFQEHGSEDLAWEAITLILASIEAINLVEYRPSVVAAAAILAASHERLTQKSVELKLSAISSFRPLDTDRVFSCYSLMIQETDREASHIKTFSFKSIGSKSLDCQQLC; from the exons ATGGCTGATTCGGGCTGCATGGCTTCCCTTAAAGACGACGAGGTGTTATGCGAAGACACACTCATGCTTGAAACGGATGATGAATACATAGAGTTTCTGCTTAGCAAAGAGAACCGCTGCTGCACCAGAGCTCGTGCTGCATCGTCCGATGACTCGCTTAAATCTGCTCGTTCTGATGCTGTTCGATGGATTCTGAAG ATGAAGGTCCTCTTTGGCCTCGGCATGAGAACGGCGTACGTGGCTGCCAGCTACCTCGACCACTTCTGTGTTCATCGATCAATTGACTCGATG AGAGATAAGAGCTGGGCAATTCGATTGCTGTCACTGTCTTGCTTATCTTTGGCCGTGAAGATGGAAGAACTCAAAGTCCCAGCTTTATCGGAGTTCCGAACAGAGGACTACCGATTCCAAACTGAAGCCATACAGAGGATGGAGCTTCTCATTTTGAGTACGTTGGAGTGGAAGATGAGCATGATCACTCCTTTCTCTTATCTGAGCTATTTCGCTTCCAGATTCCAAGAACATGGATCAGAAGACTTGGCGTGGGAGGCCATTACGCTCATCCTTGCAAGTATTGAAG CAATCAATCTAGTGGAATATCGACCTTCAGTCGTAGCTGCTGCTGCAATTCTTGCTGCATCGCATGAAAGACTCACTCAAAAGTCAGTGGAGCTCAAGCTGAGTGCAATCTCATCATTCAGACCATTGGACACT GATCGTGTTTTCTCCTGCTACAGTCTGATGATCCAAGAGACAGATAGAGAAGCTTCACACATCAAAACATTTAGCTTTAAGTCAATCGGCAGCAAATCGTTAGACTGTCAACAACTCTGTTGA